CACTCAACTAGATTAGGAGCATTAGGCATTCACCTTCTTTTGCCAAAACGTCGTGCATggaaactcctttttttttttttttttatttttgttcttttcgcTCTATTCAGAATTTGTTATGCATGcgcgagaaattatttttcttcttttctccaatGTTTCTACAATGTCAATAATTGCAATGATAATAGAGCACCACGGTTGGTGATAGTGTCCAAAACCAAAATGATTAGTAAAGACAAAAGGATGGAGGTGGCTGATGAATGTGCTGGTGGTGCGTCGCTCCCAAATATCATTCCAAAGTAGTCACTGTCTCCTCCATTGGACCCATTGCCTCCGCCGCCGTCTGCGGTGGTGGCTGTGGTGGTCCCGGCCCCAGAAAACCCCGGATTAGATATGCCGCTAGTGTCCCTGTGAATGAGCAAACcacgaaaaaagagagaaaataagggACCCTTCTGAATGAATCATAATCTAAGGACAAAGTCCTGACATCAGGCTAGAGGAATTAAACAAAGGGTGATGGACAAGGTGGTAGGAACAAGGTTCAATCTAGCTGAACAACAACAGAAGACATTTTTAAATTGCAGAGTGCAAGATCCTAGTAGTAGGAGTAAGGTTCAATCTAACTGAACTGGAAATTTGGCTGCATTGTCTTCTTAAAAAATGCTCTGTCCCAGAGGGAACCTTCCCTCACTGCTATGCTCATCTCAAAACTCTAGTGCAGTCAAATTGATGATACTTTGATACAGACGCTGCAGAAAGAGAAGTGTATATTATTGAACCAATCACTCAAAGTGCTATTGCTTTTAAACGAGAAGACGCGCATACACTAAATTAAGGCCAATTGCAGCAAGGCGCAGTTCCATTATAGCAATGGGACCATCCTAGGTTCTATCAGTCTGTGTCAGCCCTGCTTTTCTCTCTCTGCCTAATCAAGCAGGTTTATTGACTTTTCTCGCATCATTCAATCGCCATTGATAGGTCTCCTCTGTCGAATGTCATTTATCTGCAACCTAACATAGACGACTCCAGCTACCCATTCCAAGTTCTAGGAGCAGAGAAACTGGTAAATGATAGATATTGCTCTGGAGTAGATGGAATCCCCATTCTGTTTCTTGGTTCTGAAAGCATTGCCCGAGAGAATCCATTCAAGCTACACTTCAAACCGGACTTTGGAAAATTTGACTTCATTTAGAGTAGCCACTGATCCTTGCATGGATCTGAAGCTAGCATGACATTGTCAAAAGGAAATATAGCACTGTGCATTCTTTGGAGGATCTAGATCTCAGGTCCTCACGCCTGACCCTCACGCCTGACCACGGTTCACCAGGTACCATCATAGCCATGAAATGTGACTAACCCCAGTCTATGCTGACCCGGGTCGAGGCAAAGCATTTGCCCGAAAATCCCATGGTTTCGAAACAAGATGCTGCTGATGGGAGTCGGAAGGAGGCaaccatctctctccctctcccctgtTCAGGTGTGTTTCAGAAACAAACCTTCACAGCATGGCTGGGGGGACATAACGGTAATAACATTGAACATACCAACGTGAAAAGTAGCTTAGTGTAGAATACTAGAATAGGACGGCGAACAAAGGTCACTCGGAGGAaaaagtttctctctctttttcttttttttttcaattttattatatgtAACGGGTACCACAGCTGGTTGAGTCTGTCTAGTTCATATCAGATCCCCCTAGCAGGTGGGTGGGGCCCACAACGTGCATCCTATGGTCCtacctaattaaaaaaaaaaaatgcaatttgtcATAGGCAGGTCCCACGACTATTGGCTGGACAGCAGATGCAGGCGACTATGGAGTGTGTACGCTCCTCACTCGCTCAACTCACTTCCAAACCCAATACACACCCAAACCCATACGCCCTTTTCTGTGACTTTCCTCAGTGGgcaaatgacattttctttGACTATAATGAAGCAGTCCCCCAATTAGACCAGAAAAAGGAaaccaaaggaagaaaaaatggcCTCCTTTATCAAGGCCTCTTGCACTTAGAAATTCCTTTTTATCCACCATGCTCAAAGTCTCGAGCTTTTGACATGGAGACACCGGTTTTCCAGCTCAAACCCATATGCCAGAAAAAGCTAAAAAGCATCTCATCTTGTCGTGTATACTATTCCTAGGCAGAATTGCCACATGGGTTGGGTTCATATCGCAAAAGCTACTCATCAGCTTGAGCGAGCCTTCTCATCAGACAAGGGATTCTACtccaaaaaatttgaacttgtcAAAACTTAGGAGAAAATGGCGTGCAATTTGCCCAGTCTAAACAATACCGGGGAAAAGATTATGCATTTTTACGTCCTTTCACCTATTTTTCACGAGGCAATTGTCGCTGAAATCAGAGATTCGAATTGGTAGAATAAATTCAAGGACTTTTGATCGCAAATCAATGCGATGATGAAAGCATGCATTAAATGGACTCGGATATAGGTTTCGACTAGCATGCTAGGGATTGGTCAAGAATCGCTCAATGGCCTACCGAGAGAAAAGGGTAAAAAGTAGAGGGCAAAAAGAGGATTTACTTCTCCATTTGcataaaacaaagaagaaatcaCCGCAAAGGACTGCAGATTATTGATGAACTGGAAAAGGCACACAAGGAAAAGGACAATTGAATAAAAGGCTGTACTGTTGGCCCTCTTGAAAGATTCTCTAAGGCCCCGCAAGATCACGTGCAAAGATAGAATGACAAAACAATAGAACAAAGCTCACCATAATGTCTGTGGaaagtttttatcttttttatatcGGTAACTTTTCATGATGATCTGGTGATTAGCTCCAAATGAGATTCCAGCGAAAAACAACTTGCTCTACTTGTTGGTTAAAAGGTCATGGACCAACAAGAGCAACTGGGAAAGAGAGAAGCAGACACACAATGCTGAAGACGAATTATACCCCCTTCATAGGGACAGCTAAAGTGACAGGGTTCTGTGGTCACCAATGGCTTTATCAGGAACGATTGCAATGTGTTAAATCCGGATTCATATTCTGTCCATTGTAGtttcaaaacaaagaaataaatagaataTCTCTCTCCTTTGTATAGCATCGCACAAATCAGTCATTCAAAGTGAAGGGTACCTAAGCAAAAGCTATCGAGATCTAACAAAAGACCGATTGGATAAAGAACACACAATTTGTTCTCTATCCCAAGAAAAAACTCCTGGAAGAATGCAATTTACCCGAATCTCTCGGATGAAAATGCATTTGTGAAGAGCTGTATTCAAGTATAAATGGGCTTGCCAAATCTACTCGACAGTTGAGATAGATAGTTGAAAAGCAGAAAGCACCAGTCACACCTCAGTGTAGAACTTATTTTTCTACTAACTAACAATGAACTCCACAAAAATCCTAATCTGGATCATGTGCCAATAAAGTATGATACTATCAAAAGTTACCATAATTTAAAGCTTTGCCATGACGAACCAATGGAAAGCTTAGTAACTTGGTGCAACTTTGTATAAAATGTGTGATGTAATCTTTTGAACTCAATGTCAAATTATCATATCCCCATTCTTGCCTCTAGAGTAATATGAGATTTTATGGACTATCactaactgttctaaaagtttaaactgttaaataaatgcgtgatttaatatttatataatctaaCAAATGCAAAGCAGCCTTCTAATCTAAATTCGGCATCCGATACTGAGCTTAGCAGAGAAAAATGAGTCAACTTTTGAAGCAAATAATAACTAACAAAAATGccgagaaaagaaaatgcaaggaAGAGAAGGTGAGTGTACCTAGGATCGCCGAAGACGCCGGCATTCAAGGTCAATTGGTCGATGAGGCCGGCCGACTTGGGCTCGAGGCTGGAGGCCTTGGAGTACTGGGCGCTGAGGCCGACCCCGGACGGCACGAAGTAGGCGCCGTTCACCATGATGTCCCCCTCCGTCCGCCAGTTCCAGTCCGTCCACTCGGTCTCCTCCGTGTCCACGCGCTTCGTCACCTGCATTGGGATAGCGTCACTGGGGCCTATCGATGTCAAATCTTTCGCCTCATAACAAACATATCAAATCCCCCGGAAAGAAACGTCCTTCAGATCCGAAACAAGCGCATCCTCAATGTGAAACGGCTCGAAAACAATTGGGTCGAGTTCAGTACCAAAAGAAACTCTGCCGGTTGCATGGCTGTCAAGCACTGATAAGGACCAGAGTTGATCTACCGGACGACACGGACCAACCAAAGCTTCCACGTCGAGTACCAGGCTGGACTAGTGCAAGGACAGCGGCGTCTGCTGCCCACGCGCCGTCACGGCAAGTGGGGAAACACTCCACAACAGGACACCCGTTCCCATCAAGGCGCAGATAAGCTGAAGTCAAAAAGGCTCGACGACCCACACCCCCTTCCCTCgtaaaaatcagattttttattaatgaatccgACAGCGCCTCTAAACGCTCGCTAACTTTTCTTCGTTTTTCAAAGCTGCGAGTTCACCTCGTCTTGTGTAATGCAAAAGGGTATTGTAAAAATCGTTTCTTTATGAATAATCtgacttaaaaaaattgactgaAACTGCTCCTGACGAGACGCACGAAAGTATCAAAGCATGAGAAAGGAATCATTTTTTTATCCCGAAACCGCCGCTCGCCCCCACGCGCGCGCTCGCTCGCTCACCTCCTTGGCGTCGGCGTCGACGGGCGCCGTGTAGCGGTTGCCCTGGCTGTTGATGGTGGGGTTGGCGCTGCCGCCGATGGCGTACATCTGCCACTCCGTGAAGTCGTTGTTGACCACGTGGATGTAGCCTCGCCGGCACCGCGGCATCCGCTGCACCAGCCCCTCCCCGAAGTGGTTGAACGCGATGGTCACCTGCATCCCGGAGTCCGGGGCGTTCGAGTCCTTGTGGCCTAGCAGCATCACCTCGTTGTGGTGCGCGAAGTAGCTGTTTGATATGGTGATCGCCGTCGAGCCCATGATGGCGTCGATCAGCCCGTCTTTGCAGTGCCACAGGGAGCAGTGGTCCACCCATATGTGCGACGCCCCGAATATCGATATCCCGTCCCCGTCGGACACCCCGCGGAACCCGACGTGGGTCGGCGACGACCGGATGTTGGTGTTGCCGGAGGGCTTGCAGTCGTGGACGTGGATGTTGTGGATGATGATGTTGGAGACGTCTTGGACGGTGAGGCAGCCGTTGCCGGTGATTTCGATGTTGTGCCCCCGGCCGTCGATGGTCTTGAAGTTGTTGATGATGAGCTCGTGCTTAAGCCGGATCATCATGTCGGCGGAGAAGATGATCCACAGGGGCTCCTCCTGGAGGACCCCGTACCGGAGCGTCCCCGGCTTCGGGTCCACCACGTCCGAGTCCGAGGAGTCGGTCACCACGTAGATGCGCCCGTCACGACCCCCCAGCGCCGACTGCCCGAACCCGATGCCGCAGTCCGCCAGGCGCTGCCGGTTCGAGGCCCAGTTCGGGTCACACCGCCAGCAGTCGTCGATGGGGTTGCCGGTGCCacacgaggaggaggacgaggataGGAGTCTTCTTGAGAGGGAGGCATTCAATCTCCTGCAAAGATGAAATTGCAAGGAAGTTTTTGCTTCGTTCGAAAACCTCGGAAGGAATAACTTAAGAAAGAGCTGGtcgcttttgttttttcttggaAGAGCTGAAAAGTGGGCTGCGAGGCAAGAAATGAGGGCGTTTCCCacaatttcctttaaaatgtGGGAAAATGGAGAACGCTGGGATGGGTTCTTTGCCCCTAGCAAATGGCTGGGACTTCAGAATGTGCCTTGTAAATGCTCTCTGCTTGATGAGCTCAGAAGATGAGCTGAATGtggccaaaaaaggaaaatggaatgCGAGCAGATGGACGATTTCCTTGTCATggagagaaaaaagggagaCAAATCTTTCGAGGAAGAAATATCTGGGGAGATatctcttttgagaaaaagaaaggggaaaatatCTCAGATTTGAGATTAGGGGGAGAAAACAGAGCAATGTGGGTCAA
This Eucalyptus grandis isolate ANBG69807.140 chromosome 7, ASM1654582v1, whole genome shotgun sequence DNA region includes the following protein-coding sequences:
- the LOC104454145 gene encoding probable pectate lyase 5; protein product: MLFPTTCILPACIVLVSLTLSAALNLTLPHQHPDPEAVVQDVHRRLNASLSRRLLSSSSSSCGTGNPIDDCWRCDPNWASNRQRLADCGIGFGQSALGGRDGRIYVVTDSSDSDVVDPKPGTLRYGVLQEEPLWIIFSADMMIRLKHELIINNFKTIDGRGHNIEITGNGCLTVQDVSNIIIHNIHVHDCKPSGNTNIRSSPTHVGFRGVSDGDGISIFGASHIWVDHCSLWHCKDGLIDAIMGSTAITISNSYFAHHNEVMLLGHKDSNAPDSGMQVTIAFNHFGEGLVQRMPRCRRGYIHVVNNDFTEWQMYAIGGSANPTINSQGNRYTAPVDADAKEVTKRVDTEETEWTDWNWRTEGDIMVNGAYFVPSGVGLSAQYSKASSLEPKSAGLIDQLTLNAGVFGDPRDTSGISNPGFSGAGTTTATTADGGGGNGSNGGDSDYFGMIFGSDAPPAHSSATSILLSLLIILVLDTITNRGALLSLQLLTL